ATCGAGCGCCCGCGCTGGCGGCAGGGCGTCGGGTTGGCAGCGGGCAAGTTACTCCTCAGGCACGCCTTTGAGGTTCTCAAGCTGGAAGAAGTCACCGCCATCGTTCACGCGCCCAACTTGCCCTCACACGCGCTGATGCTGCGGCTGGGCTTTGTGGAAGAAGGTGAGTCTGAACCGGAGGAGTATCAGGGCGAAACGGTGCCGGTGACGCGGTATCTGATCAGGGCGAGGTGAGCTTCATCTCACACCAAAATCTGCGCTGCCCACCCCTAGCTGGTGCCTCGCTCACCTGAAAGCCGCTGCGCCGATAAAACCCAACCGATTCGTCGTCTGTTTCTGCGACTAATTTCTGGAGTTGGAGATGGTCAGCAACAGCGTGGAGAAGGTCACGCCCGTAGCCTCTTGCGGTCTGTTCAGGCGACGTGCCGATGTGCAGTATTTCAGCTTCCATCTTGTTCACAGCCAGCCCCACCGCGCTGACAGGTTCGCCGCAAATGTTCCAAGTAAAAATGCGCCTTGCCGGATCGGTCTGGTAAGTCTTCAGCG
The window above is part of the Deinococcus detaillensis genome. Proteins encoded here:
- a CDS encoding GNAT family N-acetyltransferase, whose protein sequence is MLQPAFSLTPNVAALLTRAMFPDPERTVLTLKTYQTDPARRIFTWNICGEPVSAVGLAVNKMEAEILHIGTSPEQTARGYGRDLLHAVADHLQLQKLVAETDDESVGFYRRSGFQVSEAPARGGQRRFWCEMKLTSP